DNA sequence from the Ochotona princeps isolate mOchPri1 chromosome 5, mOchPri1.hap1, whole genome shotgun sequence genome:
TGGTGGACTGCGTGGCCTCCCTGGGAGGGGCTCCCCTCTACATGGACCAGCAAGGTAAGTGCTGTCCCTCCCCAGCTTGGAGAGCTGGCAGGCAGTGGAGGACTGTGGCTCAGCCCACACTGGGACCAGGTCTCCTGCTCCGAGGAAGGACAGGCTCCTCAAGGAagtggtaactgtgtaatgctgTGCTGTTGAGccaggtggcagggagggacTTGGGAGGTAGTGCTGGGAGGGCCTGGAGCTGCATCCAGCACTCAGGTGCAGAGTGGGCCACCTCTGGTCCTTGTGGGGCCTGTTGTACCCTCTACCCTGCAACCTGAAATACTCCATGAGCTGAGGCCCCACCCTGCACAGCTGACACCACCCGCCCGCCCTGCAGAGCTGAGGTCCCGCCCTGCACAGCTAGGGCCCCGTCCTGTGCCCTTGAGGCCACACCCAGCAGAGCTGAGGCCCCGCCCTGTACCCTTGAGGCCCCACCCTTCAGAGCTGaggccctgccctgtgcccttgAGGCCCCACCCAGCAGGGCTGAGGCCCCGCCCCATGCCCTTGAGGCCCCGCCCCACAGAGCTGTGGCCTCGCCCTGTGCCCTTGAGCCCCACCCTGCACAGCTGAGGCCCCTCCCTCCACCACTGAAGCCCTGCCCTGTACAGCTATAGACCTGCCCTGCAGAGCTGGGATGATGAGGCCCCAGAGTGCATCTTTTGGCAGAACTCCCTAGGATGTAAAGAGACCTAGACTTGAGGCAAGAGCCCAGGACCCCCCACCTCTCCTTCCTGGAGGTCCCTGGGATGACAATGGCTGCTACCCCCTCCCCCAGGTATTGATGTCCTGTATGCCGGCTCCCAGAAGGTCTTGAATGCCCCTCCTGGGATGTCCCTCATCTCCTTCAGCGACAGAGCCAAGTGAGTGACCCCAAGCCTCGCCTGAGGCAGactggcctcagcgagagaggtcAGGGcggcagagctgggaggaggcGCTGGGCAGAGGGTAGGACCTGACACTCGCGCCCCCTGCAGGAGCAAGGTGTACAACCGCAAGACGAAGCCCTTCTCTTTCTTCATGGACGTCAAGTTGCTGGCCAACATCTGGGGCTGTGACGGCCAGCCCAGGATGTGAGGCCACAAGGCGGGTGTGGGCCGGGGCAcggggtcatcttctgctgctcggaCGCTGGGTCCCTGGACCCCCAGCGGGCACCTTGAGCTCTGCTAGCTCACCTTGCAGTTGAAGTGGACCTAGCCCCGGAGGAGGGGTGGTGCTGTGGCTGGCCTTTGCTGTGGAGACTCAGTGGGTGCCAAGtgtccagtgccagcttcctgggcACCCTGGGACCCAAAGATAGGAATCTGAGGGAGGAGGCAGCCAGCTCTAAGTGTCTGCTTCTCAGGCAGGGTGGCCTGAACCCATAGTGTTCACCTCTCCCACGGCAAGGCCTTAACTCTAGCACTGGATCCCACTCGCTGTCCCTTGTGGTGacatgggcccctgctgccccccaggtaCCATCACACGGTTCCTGTCATTGGCTTATTAGCTCTCAGAGAGAGCCTGGCCCTCCTGGCGGAGCAGGTGAGCAGGGGCTCCATGCTGTCGGGTCAACTGGTTGCCTACATCCAGGAGGAACAGGGGACCTGGCAGGTGTCATCAGGGTGATGGCCAGGCTCAGCACGACATCCACACCCTCAGGATGTGTGGCATCAAGGTGACCGCAGGACACAGGACAGTAAATGTGACTACAGCCCTGCCCACTGCATTCTGGCCACAGCTGGCCACCAGGATCTTGGCCAAGGCCAGCATTGCAGCCGCTGGTCAGTACACAGGGCCAGGTGGGAGCCCAGGCATCCTGCGAGCTGGCCACTACCctggctggggttgggtggaCCATGATGCCAAGAGGCCCAGGGCCCAAGTGTCCCCACAGGAAGCTGCTAAAGAAAAGATGGGCTGGGGGCTGAGTAGGAAGCAGGCCTGAGACGGTGGGGCACAGTGATCAGAGCAGCCTCCGGCAGCTGGAATGGGCCCAGCGCTCCGCTCTGCACTGCTGTGGCCCCCATCATCAGGCCCACCCAGGGAGCACTTCCGGCCTGGCCCCTCTTCCGGTCAGTGGCCTGGGACCCTCTCCCCACAGGGCCTGGAGAGGAGCTGGCAGCGACACCACGAGGTCACCCAGTATCTGCATCGCCgcctgcaggagctgggcttACAGCTATTTGTGAAGGACCCGGTGGGTGAGCAGGGCCTCGGCACTCCCCAGCAGCAAAGGCCGTATCCCTCAGCTCTGACGCCCCTACTATCCCAGCCAGAAGAGGCTGCGGGGCCCTGCTAGGGTGGTCCAGGTCGGGGTGGGGTCAGCTGACGGAGATGTGACTGCCCAggcaaaggagctggatgggcgcGCTGAGTCGGTCCTGATGCCCAGCTCAGGACCTCACTATCTTGGTGACCCTACCCCAGTTCCTCCAAGTCCatggccagggcaggccaggaagacgggtggccctgggagcaggtcTCCAGCCCTCAAGGCTGACCCAGGTCCCCTGCAGGCGTTCCGGCTGCCCACAGTCACGACGGTGGTCGTGCCTGCCGGATACCGCTGGAGGGACGTCATCAGCTATGTCATGGATCACTTCAGCATTGAAATCACCGGTGGCCTGGGCCCCACAGTGGGGAAGGTGAGGGGCTCCTGGGTCCAACTACGTCCACCAGAGGGCAGAGCTGAGTGCACGCCCCGGGACTTGCAGGggacagggaagggagtgtggaaAACAGGGGCTGCCCAGGGCCTGGATGGGCTGCCGGCTCTCTCGTGTGTGCTggagggtctctgccacccacccctTCTCAGGTGCTGCGGATCGGCTTGCTGGGCTGCAACGCAACGCGGGAGAACGTGGACCGCCTGGCGGATGCCCTGAGGGAGGCCCTGCAGCActgcccacagcaccagctgtgagctcctgtcctccctgccctgctgACTCACACCcagagggcagcagatgatggcccatgtgcttggagcCCACAGAAGGTGGGATGGCGCAGCAGGAGCGCCTGATCCCAGCCCCGGCTGtcacagccttctggggagtgaaccgtgggACAAcctctgtccttctgcctttcaaataaaggaaaagtgTTTAAAATCACAAAAGCGTGGGCCCTTCCCACTGGGGGGAATGGTGGGCTGGTGGCTCCTGTATCGCACCCTGTG
Encoded proteins:
- the AGXT gene encoding alanine--glyoxylate aminotransferase, with translation MASQQLLVAPPKGLRRPLVLPYQLLLGPGPSNLAPPMQVAGGQRMIGHMHTSMFQVMDEIKQGIQYAFQTQNALTLVVSGPAHCALETALCNLLEPGDAFLVGANGIWGQRAAEIGERLGARVHPMIKDPGSYYTLQDVEEGLNQYKPALLFLTHGESSTGVIQPLDSFGELCHRYKCLLLVDCVASLGGAPLYMDQQGIDVLYAGSQKVLNAPPGMSLISFSDRAKSKVYNRKTKPFSFFMDVKLLANIWGCDGQPRMYHHTVPVIGLLALRESLALLAEQGLERSWQRHHEVTQYLHRRLQELGLQLFVKDPAFRLPTVTTVVVPAGYRWRDVISYVMDHFSIEITGGLGPTVGKVLRIGLLGCNATRENVDRLADALREALQHCPQHQL